The window GAGAAGACATATTGTGACAAACTATATTTTTCCCAATACATTAAAAGTGTTACGAGTGAAGGGGAAACATATTGTCCAAGCGCTTGAACAAAATGCTAGCTATTTTTCACTAAAGGATGGGGATTTAACGATAGCAAAAAGCTTTCTTCACCCGAAAGCGCAACCCTATAATTATGATATGTGGGAAGGAATTAACTACACCCTAGATATTCGTCGTCCGATTGGAGAAAGAGTAACAGAAGTGACTTTTCAAGGCGAGCCACTAAATCTGCAAGCTTCCTATGATGTCGTGATGAATAATTATCGTGCTACGGGTGCTGGGAACTTCCCCTATTTTGCGGAATGTCCCATTGTAAAAGATGTTCAAACTGATATGACGGAAATCATTACGCGTTATTTTGAAAAGTATCCGATTGTTCAAGCGAAGTGTCGCCGAAATTGGACAATATTATTTTGAACTTAAATTAAATCTCTTTATAAGAGTTAAACTGGTACTATATGTACGGACAAAACGGAAAATAAGCTTCTTATAGTTTCCGAAAAAGCAATAAAGCATAAACTTTCCAATCAGAAAATTTATGCTTTACGTCTTAAGTTTGTGATTTTAAGTATATCTTCGCCAATTTCTTAACGATATATTTGCCAACACAGTAATACCAACCTTTTCAGGCTACTTGGTTTTAATACCCAATGTATTTAAAATTGTTATATTGATTTCAATTGAATTTACCTATAACTTTTGGCATTGTTTTGATTAATTTTTTTACTTTTGGCGTATGTATGCTTAACGATTTACAATAGACAACTAGTAAGTTCATTTATGTAGAAAATTAAATAAATAAATGCCCATAATTATAATCGATTGTAGGCATCCAACAGAATAAAATTCCCAGTATGTCAATAAAAGGACAAAAAGGGGTTAGTGAAGATGGAGTTGAAGTAAACATTCTGTTTTCTTCCAATGATAATAAACGAATTCCGGAAGGAACCTATTTAGAAATTACTGCTGATAAAGATA of the Lysinibacillus fusiformis genome contains:
- a CDS encoding DUF1093 domain-containing protein; its protein translation is MSIKGQKGVSEDGVEVNILFSSNDNKRIPEGTYLEITADKDKEANKKTSGRISLINEYKVIESKDVPKEIKEKLE